A window of the Bacillus andreraoultii genome harbors these coding sequences:
- the flaG gene encoding flagellar protein FlaG: MVEKLSNQQFVSTTRMTQTNALQNQEMNLLNKNMKNGYEVASDGTPQLDKEKMEELVKGLNEFLSPVQTSLKFELHEKLKEYYVTIVDDSTHEVVKEIPPKKMLDLYAAMVERIGIIVDKKI, from the coding sequence ATGGTTGAAAAATTATCGAACCAACAATTTGTCTCAACAACTAGAATGACACAAACGAATGCATTGCAAAATCAAGAAATGAATCTACTTAATAAAAATATGAAAAATGGTTATGAAGTTGCTAGTGACGGTACACCTCAACTAGATAAGGAAAAGATGGAAGAATTGGTAAAAGGACTGAATGAATTTTTATCACCAGTCCAAACATCACTGAAATTTGAACTACATGAAAAGTTAAAAGAGTATTACGTTACAATTGTTGATGATAGTACTCATGAAGTAGTAAAAGAAATTCCACCGAAGAAGATGCTAGATCTTTATGCCGCGATGGTCGAGCGAATTGGTATTATTGTAGATAAAAAAATATGA
- the fliD gene encoding flagellar filament capping protein FliD, giving the protein MPLRVTGLASGMNIDEIVENMMKAESIPLNKMKQEKTLLEWKRDSYREVNTLLLDFRTQLTNMKLSSFYRTRSVTSTNENVISATTSSGAAKGTYTISSVSKLATAASKVNMGAISTEGKKVDLTKSLYSQTVGDNATLTNNDRLWKVGTVKTDTILVKDSNEIKLTNLNGANVQKDAFSSFTVEVDGKRYNVISPEDDLTKADVNAVQILEDGTLKFKEPPKANSTIKVSYVADKRTMSSTVSEKTTEISLGEGIYNNSTENPIEVQFNNQTFRQGKDNRLYLIKSDGSIDESQSIGEIDFTSNKIILDKDYQSNFTEATKDSTAENKTATMTISYQQYYTDFSVTTYGADGNAKEEKFLIQASESLNTVISKVNSSKAGVTMFYDSHTDQLTMTRNETGNFNKNGNEIITNGTLLNTVLKFEGATETGGENAEFTINGLITERTSNTFSMNGVSITLKNVTNTPVTINVNNDNDKLFENIKSFVEKYNELVGKIESKLNEPKYKSYKPLTDDEREKLSDKQQEKWEEMAKSGLLKSDQLLSGLITQMRSSVYSSVNQPNIDSTMKTLSAIGISTTGDYTTAKLEINESKLKAAIERDPASIELLFNGTGTTGGEKGIIHRLYDNVNSTMDQLKNRAGNSFSVNHQFTIGRQLNNLDSKIERFEDRLSALETRYYSQFSAMEKAIQKANSQSSYLMSFFS; this is encoded by the coding sequence TTGCCTTTACGTGTAACAGGTTTAGCTAGTGGAATGAATATAGACGAAATCGTTGAAAATATGATGAAGGCTGAATCCATTCCTTTAAACAAAATGAAACAAGAGAAAACGTTGTTAGAGTGGAAACGAGATAGTTATCGGGAAGTCAACACACTTTTACTAGACTTCCGAACACAGCTTACGAATATGAAATTATCTTCATTCTACCGGACTCGCTCTGTGACAAGTACAAACGAAAATGTAATCTCAGCAACCACATCCAGTGGCGCAGCGAAAGGAACGTATACGATCTCGAGTGTATCAAAATTAGCTACTGCAGCGAGTAAAGTGAATATGGGGGCAATTTCCACGGAAGGTAAAAAGGTTGACTTAACGAAATCACTATACTCTCAAACAGTAGGAGATAACGCCACACTTACTAATAACGATCGTTTATGGAAGGTTGGTACTGTAAAAACTGATACAATCCTTGTTAAAGATAGTAATGAAATTAAACTAACGAATCTTAATGGGGCGAATGTTCAAAAAGATGCGTTTTCATCTTTTACAGTAGAGGTCGATGGGAAAAGATATAATGTCATTTCTCCTGAAGATGATTTAACTAAAGCAGATGTGAATGCTGTACAGATTTTAGAAGACGGTACACTAAAATTTAAAGAGCCGCCTAAAGCAAACAGTACAATCAAAGTATCTTATGTTGCCGATAAAAGGACAATGTCATCAACTGTTTCAGAAAAAACAACGGAAATTTCTTTAGGTGAAGGTATTTATAATAATTCTACTGAGAATCCTATTGAAGTTCAATTTAATAATCAAACTTTCAGGCAAGGTAAAGATAATCGGCTTTATTTAATAAAGAGCGATGGTTCCATCGACGAGTCTCAAAGTATTGGTGAAATTGATTTTACCTCAAATAAAATCATTTTAGATAAGGATTATCAAAGCAACTTTACTGAAGCTACTAAAGATTCGACTGCAGAAAATAAAACAGCTACGATGACCATTTCGTATCAACAGTATTACACAGACTTCTCTGTTACAACATATGGAGCAGATGGAAATGCAAAAGAAGAGAAATTTCTTATTCAAGCCTCTGAATCATTAAATACAGTAATAAGTAAAGTCAACAGTAGTAAAGCAGGCGTTACGATGTTTTATGATAGTCATACAGACCAGTTAACGATGACGAGAAATGAAACGGGTAATTTTAATAAAAATGGGAATGAGATTATTACGAACGGTACTTTACTTAATACAGTATTAAAGTTTGAAGGGGCAACAGAGACTGGTGGAGAAAACGCAGAGTTCACAATAAATGGATTAATAACCGAACGCACCTCTAACACGTTTTCAATGAATGGTGTTTCTATTACATTAAAAAACGTCACAAATACGCCTGTGACCATTAATGTCAATAACGATAATGACAAACTCTTTGAAAATATTAAAAGTTTTGTAGAAAAGTATAATGAATTAGTTGGAAAAATAGAGTCTAAACTAAATGAACCGAAATATAAAAGCTATAAACCGTTGACAGATGATGAGCGGGAAAAGCTATCAGATAAGCAACAGGAAAAATGGGAAGAGATGGCAAAAAGTGGACTTTTAAAAAGTGATCAATTATTATCTGGTTTAATTACACAAATGCGATCTTCTGTTTACTCGTCTGTCAATCAACCAAATATCGATTCGACGATGAAGACTCTTTCTGCAATTGGTATTTCTACAACAGGAGACTATACAACAGCTAAATTAGAAATTAATGAGTCGAAATTAAAGGCAGCTATTGAACGGGACCCGGCATCTATTGAACTTCTTTTTAACGGGACAGGTACAACAGGAGGAGAAAAGGGGATTATTCATCGGTTATATGATAATGTTAACAGCACAATGGATCAACTTAAAAACCGAGCAGGAAATTCCTTTTCTGTTAATCATCAATTCACCATTGGACGGCAGTTAAATAATCTTGACAGCAAAATAGAACGTTTTGAAGACCGGTTATCTGCATTAGAAACACGGTATTATAGTCAATTTTCAGCAATGGAAAAGGCCATTCAAAAGGCAAATTCACAGTCTTCCTATTTAATGTCATTCTTTTCGTAG
- the fliS gene encoding flagellar export chaperone FliS, with translation MAINNPYQAYQQNSVNTASPGELTLMLYNGCLKFINLAKVAIQEKNIPEKNTNLQKAQNIVNELMVTLNMDIEISKQMMTLYDFVRTKLIEGNVKDDIQALEEAEMIIREFRDTWKQVIQINRKHSYAQGGQA, from the coding sequence ATGGCAATTAACAATCCATATCAAGCATATCAACAAAACTCGGTTAACACTGCCTCACCAGGCGAGTTGACTTTAATGTTATATAACGGTTGTTTAAAATTCATCAATTTAGCAAAGGTTGCTATTCAAGAAAAAAATATACCAGAAAAAAATACGAACTTACAAAAAGCACAAAATATCGTTAACGAACTTATGGTAACATTAAATATGGATATTGAGATTTCGAAACAAATGATGACTTTATATGATTTTGTTCGGACGAAATTAATTGAAGGCAATGTGAAAGATGACATACAAGCTTTAGAAGAAGCAGAAATGATTATACGTGAGTTTCGTGACACATGGAAACAAGTTATTCAGATCAATCGCAAGCATTCTTATGCACAAGGTGGCCAAGCATAA
- the hpf gene encoding ribosome hibernation-promoting factor, HPF/YfiA family, with translation MKYNIRGENIEVTPALREYTEKKISKLEKYFTDTAEAIVYVNLKVYNDKKTKVEVTIPLPHLVLRAEETNSDMYAGIDLITDKLERQIRKYKTKVNRKSREVKAEDFFVTTNKNKEEVDDNELEIVRTKRFDLKPMDSEEAILQMNLLGHNFFVYTDSETDTTNIVYRRKDGRYGLIETV, from the coding sequence ATGAAATATAACATTCGCGGCGAAAATATTGAAGTAACTCCAGCATTAAGAGAGTATACCGAAAAGAAAATCTCTAAATTAGAAAAGTATTTTACCGATACGGCTGAAGCCATTGTATATGTTAACTTGAAAGTGTACAATGATAAAAAAACGAAAGTCGAAGTCACAATTCCACTTCCTCACCTAGTATTACGTGCTGAAGAGACAAATAGTGATATGTATGCTGGGATTGACTTAATTACTGATAAATTGGAACGACAAATTCGTAAATATAAAACAAAAGTGAACAGGAAGTCTCGTGAAGTAAAAGCAGAAGATTTCTTTGTCACTACTAATAAAAATAAAGAAGAAGTTGATGATAACGAACTCGAAATTGTCCGTACAAAACGCTTTGACCTAAAACCAATGGATAGTGAAGAAGCAATTTTACAAATGAATTTGTTAGGACATAATTTCTTCGTTTATACAGATTCTGAAACAGATACAACAAATATCGTGTATCGCCGGAAAGATGGGCGATACGGTCTAATCGAAACAGTTTAA